A window of the Streptomyces albireticuli genome harbors these coding sequences:
- a CDS encoding adenylate kinase, with amino-acid sequence MVSLRVIDPAKPLSRPPDRVLVAGGSGAGKTTVAGKLAALYGLPRIELDGLYYGPDWSVRPEFADHVAQAAEAARWVTEWHYPEVNGLLARRAELLVWLDYSTAVTMTSLLLRTLLRSLHREVLWSGNQEAPLRSVFGDPENILRYGWSTRHETRHELRALARADAAPGAPLDMLRFTRPADLSDWLIRLAQGRSTSASRAR; translated from the coding sequence GTGGTGTCCCTGCGCGTCATAGATCCGGCGAAACCCCTGTCGCGCCCACCGGACCGCGTCCTGGTCGCGGGCGGCAGCGGTGCGGGCAAGACGACCGTCGCCGGGAAGCTCGCGGCGCTCTACGGGCTGCCGCGGATCGAGCTGGACGGACTGTACTACGGGCCGGACTGGTCGGTACGGCCGGAGTTCGCCGACCACGTCGCACAGGCGGCCGAGGCCGCGCGCTGGGTGACCGAGTGGCACTACCCCGAGGTCAACGGCCTGCTCGCACGCCGCGCGGAGCTGCTCGTATGGCTCGACTACTCGACGGCCGTCACGATGACGAGCCTGCTGCTGCGGACGCTGCTGCGCTCCCTGCACCGCGAGGTGCTGTGGAGCGGGAACCAGGAGGCGCCGCTGCGCTCGGTGTTCGGCGACCCCGAGAACATCCTGCGCTACGGCTGGTCCACCCGGCACGAGACGCGGCACGAACTGCGGGCGCTGGCCCGCGCCGACGCGGCCCCCGGGGCGCCGCTCGACATGCTGCGGTTCACCCGGCCCGCCGACCTGTCGGACTGGCTGATCCGGCTTGCCCAAGGGAGGAGTACCAGTGCATCGCGAGCCCGGTGA